One stretch of Juglans microcarpa x Juglans regia isolate MS1-56 chromosome 3D, Jm3101_v1.0, whole genome shotgun sequence DNA includes these proteins:
- the LOC121254059 gene encoding origin of replication complex subunit 6-like, giving the protein MDLSGIAKKLGLSESKHLIRKAAELRRLCDVRFDSSIIGVGEVCKAIICLEIAATRLGVLFDRQIAIRQSGMSEKAYNRSFNSLQNGLGVKNNLDVKELAIQFGCVRLIPFVKKGLSIFKERFLASLPASRHASADFTRPLFTAVAFYLCAKKHKLKVDKLKLIELCGASEPEFSNVSTSMKNLCHDVFGVAKEKKDARDVKGNRELLDMLPEKRKIEDGGYLSDDEPELSSYKKRKRMEKHAYEEWKSSVIESNDQNKAKVSCKRSKQTCLNFTKEVAETPKLEAL; this is encoded by the exons ATGGATCTCTCTGGCATAGCGAAGAAGCTGGGCCTGTCGGAGTCCAAGCACTTGATTCGGAAGGCGGCGGAGCTCCGTCGACTCTGCGACGTCCGGTTCGACTCCTCCATTATCGGCGTC GGAGAGGTTTGCAAAGCTATAATTTGCTTGGAAATCGCAGCGACTAG GTTGGGAGTTTTATTTGATCGGCAAATTGCTATTAGGCAGAGTGGGATGTCGGAGAAGGCTTATAACAGGTCTTTCAATTCGTTGCAGAACGGTCTTGGCGTCAA GAACAACCTGGATGTAAAGGAATTGGCGATTCAGTTTGGATGTGTGAGGCTCATTCCTTTTGTGAAAAAGGGCTTATCTAT TTTTAAGGAACGGTTTCTGGCTTCATTGCCAGCTTCTCGGCATGCAAGTGCTGACTTCACTCGCCCCTTATTTACTGCAGTGGCATTTTATTTGTGTGCCAAAAAGCATAAG CTTAAGGTGGACAAGCTTAAGTTGATTGAGCTCTGTGGGGCATCTGAACCTGAATTCTCTAAT GTTTCTACTTCCATGAAGAACTTATGCCATGATGTTTTTGGAGttgcaaaggaaaagaaagatgcCAGAGATGTAAAAGGGAACCGAG AACTTTTGGATATGTTAcctgaaaaaaggaaaattgaggATGGTGGATATTTATCTGATGATGAACCAGAG TTGTCAAGTTACAAGAAGCGCAAACGAATGGAAAAACATGCTTATGAGGAGTGGAAATCTTCTGTCATAGAATCTAATGACCAAAACAAGGCAAAAG TTTCATGCAAGCGGTCCAAGCAAACTTGCCTCAATTTTACAAAGGAAGTTGCTGAGACACCAAAGTTGGAGGCTTTGTAA
- the LOC121255983 gene encoding cullin-3B, producing the protein MSNQKKRNFQIEAFKHRVVVDPKYADKTWKILEHAIHEIYNHNASGLSFEELYRNAYNMVLHKFGDKLHSGLVTTMTVHLQEISKSIEDAQGGLFLEELNRKWNDHNKALQMIRDILMYMDRTYIPSTQKTPVHELGMNLWRDNIVHSSKIQTRLLNMLLELVLRERTGEVINRGLMRNLIKMLMDLGCSVYEEDFERPFLEVSAEFYWGESQKFIECCDCGDYLKKAESRLNEEMERVTHYLDAKSETKIISVVEEEMITNHMMGLIHMENSGLVNMLLEDKFVDLGRMYDLFRRVPNGLLRIREVMTSHIRDTGKQLVSDAERLKDPVEFVQRLLDERDKYDNIITLSFNNDKTFQNALNSSFEYFINLNPRSPEFISLFVDEKLRKGLKGVSEEDVEIILDKVMMLFRYLQEKDVFEKYYKQHLAKRLLSGKTVSDDAERSLIVKLKTECGYQFTSKLEGMFTDMKTSQDTMQGFYASHPQLDDGPTLTVQVLTTGSWPTQPSVTCNLPAEMSTLCEKFRAYYLGTHTGRRLSWQTNMGTADIKAIFGKGQKHELNVSTYQMCVLMLFNNADRLNYKDIEQASGIPASDLKRCLQSMACVKGKNVLRKEPMSKDICEDDAFFVNDKFTSKFYKVKIGTVVAQKESEPEKQETRQRVEEDRKPQIEAAIVRIMKSRRQLDHNNIIAEVTKQLQSRFLANPTEIKKRIESLIERDFLERDDTDRKLYQYLA; encoded by the exons atgagcaATCAGAAGAAGAGGAATTTTCAGATAGAAGCGTTTAAGCACCGGGTGGTGGTGGATCCAAAATACGCTGACAAGACATGGAAGATTCTGGAGCATGCAATCCACGAGATTTACAATCACAATGCTAGTGGCCTCAGCTTCGAAGAGCTTTACAG AAATGCGTACAACATGGTGCTTCACAAATTTGGTGATAAGTTGCATTCAGGACTGGTTACAACTATGACCGTGCATCTCCaagaaatatcaaaatctattgaaGATGCACAAGGAGGTTTGTTTCTAGAAGAGCTGAACAGGAAATGGAATGATCATAACAAGGCATTACAGATGATTCGAGACATACTAATGTACATGGACAGGACTTACATTCCAAGTACCCAGAAGACCCCTGTTCATGAGCTTGGGATGAACCTATGGAGAGATAACATCGTCCACTCCAGCAAGATTCAGACTAGGCTGTTGAATATGCTTCTTGAACTGGTACTTAGAGAACGGACTGGTGAAGTTATTAACAGAGGCCTTATGAGGAATTTAATTAAGATGCTAATGGATTTGGGTTGTTCAGTTTACGAAGAAGACTTTGAGAGGccttttcttgaggtttcagctgAGTTTTACTGGGGTGAGTCTCAAAAGTTCATTGAGTGCTGTGATTGTGGAGATTACCTCAAGAAAGCTGAGAGCCGTCTAAATGAGGAAATGGAGAGAGTGACACATTACTTGGATGCCAAGAGTGAAACAAAGATAATTAGTgtggtggaggaggagatgaTTACTAACCACATGATGGGCCTAATCCACATGGAAAATTCTGGCTTGGTAAACATGCTTCTTGAGGATAAGTTTGTAGACCTTGGAAGAATGTATGATTTGTTCCGTCGGGTGCCAAATGGCCTCTTAAGAATACGAGAAGTGATGACCTCTCACATCAGGGACACTGGTAAGCAGCTTGTTTCTGATGCAGAAAGGCTCAAGGATCCGGTGGAATTTGTCCAGCGGCTCTTGGATGAGCGAGACAAGTATGATAACATTATTACCTTGTCATTTAACAATGACAAAACATTCCAGAATGCTCTGAATTCGTCGTTCGAGTACTTCATTAACTTGAATCCTCGTTCTCCAGAGTTCATTTCATTATTTGTGGATGAAAAGCTCCGCAAAGGTTTGAAGGGGGTTAGTGAGGAGGATGTAGAGATTATACTTGACAAGGTGATGATGCTGTTTCGTTACTTGCAGGAGAAAGATGTATTTGAGAAGTATTATAAACAGCATTTGGCGAAGCGGCTATTATCTGGAAAAACTGTCTCGGATGATGCGGAGAGAAGTTTGATAGTCAAGCTCAAGACAGAATGCGGATACCAATTTACTTCAAAACTAGAGGGCATGTTTACAGACATGAAAACCTCTCAAGATACAATGCAAGGGTTTTATGCAAGCCACCCTCAGCTAGATGATGGCCCTACACTGACGGTCCAGGTTCTGACGACAGGGTCTTGGCCAACCCAGCCTAGTGTTACATGCAACCTGCCAGCCGAAATGTCAACTCTTTGTGAGAAGTTTCGGGCATATTACCTTGGGACTCATACTGGTCGGAGGTTGTCGTGGCAAACTAACATGGGTACAGCAGATATAAAAGCAATTTTTGGGAAGGGTCAGAAGCATGAGTTGAATGTCTCCACCTATCAGATGTGTGTCCTAATGCTGTTTAACAATGCAGATCGACTTAATTACAAGGATATTGAGCAGGCTTCTGGGATACCTGCTTCAGATTTGAAGAGGTGTCTGCAATCCATGGCTTGTGTGAAGGGCAAGAACGTTCTTCGGAAGGAGCCTATGAGTAAAGATATATGTGAGGATGATGCTTTCTTTGTTAACGACAAGTTCACAAGCAAATTCTATAAGGTGAAGATAGGAACCGTAGTTGCTCAAAAGGAATCAGAACCTGAAAAACAGGAGACCCGGCAGAGGGTGGAGGAGGACAGGAAACCCCAGATCGAAGCTGCTATAGTTAGGATCATGAAGTCAAGAAGGCAGCTGGATCATAACAATATAATAGCCGAGGTCACAAAGCAGTTGCAATCGCGGTTCTTGGCAAACCCGACGGAGATTAAGAAACGGATAGAGTCCCTAATTGAGCGGGATTTTTTGGAGAGAGATGATACCGACAGGAAATTGTACCAATATCTTGCCTGA